A window of Aromatoleum bremense genomic DNA:
GCCCTGGTGCTCAGTCATTGGTGAACCCCAGCGTGGTCTGCTTGTCTCCTGCGAACCGTCCGGCGATTGCGCCGCCGCGCGGCCGCTTCTTGACGGGCTGTACTCGCACCATGACAGGTTTGTAATCGATATGGCGAGCGGACATTTCAGCAAGAAGACTGGCGATCAATGCGAGATGGATGGGGACTTCGCCCCGCTTCTTATAGTTGGAAACCGAGTTGGGCTGCATGCCAACAAGATCAGCAAAGCGCTTGACACTGAGACCCGCACTGTTTAGCTCACCAAGAAAATCGTCGTAGGTCACGGCACGATCGAGTCATTATTTAATGAGACTTTAATACATAAAAACATGAGGCTCAACCAGAAAATGCCGGCCGCGTACTGCCGGCCACGAGCGGGCACTCAGCAGTCCCGCTCGTGCGACCGCTTCAGGCTGGTGGGGATCATCGGCACCTGCGGACGCGGGAGACCTCGGCAACCGCCGGTGAGCGGCCTCAAAAGCTCCAATCGTGCTTCTCGGAGCGGCGTCGATCCACCTTGTAGGATGTGCGCTGCACCTGGACCCAGTCAACGTGATGGACCTCGACGGACGTAGGATCAACCCGCAGCATCGCCTCCCTGAAGTCGTCACTCCAACGAGGAGGGGATTCATGATGCGACAGAAATCCGAACACGTCGTCGTCCTGTTTCGGGGGTGGTGAAGCTGGCGGCGGCACCAGCTCGCTTACCGAGTAGTCGGTCTCCCATCCGTCTTCGGTCCCATACCCTCTGTGCGCCTTGAACTCGGTCCCTTTCGGGAACTCCATCGCTTCAATCCGCGCCGCCTTATGGAAGAGGACAACGTTGCGGCCCTCTTTCGATTGCGCCGATTGGAAGATGATCCCGTCGAGGCGCGGCTCGTTTTCCGTTGCCAGGAAGTCAGCGATGGCCTGCGTCGCCAGATAGTCGAACGCTTCATCATCGGGCATGACTGGCCGTGTGATCCGCAGACCAAGGGATTGCAGGAAAGCAGCGCGCTCGAGTCGGTTCTTCAGGGATGGATCGAAGATGCTTCCCCGGTCATGCACCTTCTCCAGCGCGGTAAGGTCCAGCAAGCGCAGCGGACGGATGATGACGAACCGGGCGACGGCGGCCTTGCTGCCCACGGGAGGACGCACCTCGGCTATTGCCACGCCCGCATCCGTCGCGCCGTAGAATACAGAGATGCCGCGCGCGTTCATCCGGCCTGCACTGGCGAGCCGTGCCGGAGGCGAGCCGAGATGGAGGTCCGGGCGACACAGTGCTTCTTCGAGCTTCTCGTCCGCTTGGAACACGCGCGCGCGGTAGAGATGATTGAGCGCGAACTGCGGTCCTGCATCGACGACGAGCGGGCGACCGTCCCTCGTCCTCAGCTTGTCGATGTCACCGAATACCGAGGCAAGATGCGCTGCGGCGGTACGGCTGAAGAAGCGGGCTTCTTTCTTCAATGACTCCTCGAAGCAGCGCCACTCCTCGTGCCAGACCTGAGAGTTCGGCCCCGTCTCCTCGTAGTATGAGTCGGGGGAGAACTCGGTCTCCTCTCCCATGGCGGCTGAATCGAAGTCACCGTGCTTGTCGTCGAGGATCGCCAGCACGTCCTTCGCCGCCTGGCGCGAAATGTCGGCTGCACCTTCTATCGCATCAAGGACTGGATAGCCGTCACGCTCCCACTCGTAGTCAGACTCCCGGTCAGAGAGCAGACTCTGTTGCCATGCTGTCGGCTGGTCGGAGGTGCGGACGAAGTGGTGCTCGAACGCAGTCTCGATCCGGTCGGCGAGGTTCTCGACCGTCCAGCACTGAGCCGTCTCCTCGCAATAGGAACACTCGGCTTCGTCGCCAGTCCGGTGGATCTCTTGGGAGAGGTAAGATTCGCCGACGCACCCGTAGCAGATACGTTTGGCTTTAAGTTCGTCGCTGTCGTCAGATTGAAGCATGAGTGTTGTACCTCCTTCTCCTCCGCATGTAAGCATACCGGTTAGGGCACATTGAGCGAGAGAGGCGTTTGGCAGTTCAGCAGACTAGCCGACCAATCCGCAAATTTTTTAGCGAAATGAGCGCATCCGCAATCCGCGATTGATTTTCCATTTTCAGTGGTTCAACGCCACGAGTTTAGTGAACCGAGGACCTGCCGTTCGACGGCGCTGAGCGCCGTGCGGCCGCTATTGGCTGGATTGCTGACCGACTGTCGGCATGCGCTGTCCGGCTGCTCTGGCCGAGCAGCCGCCGATTGCGCCACCCGCCTTCTGAACGCGTGCAAGGGTAAATTGGCATCATCGGGAAGTCCGAACATCCCAGGCACCGCGGCGCAAAGTCAAAGTGCGCGAAACCAAGACCCACCGCCCGCCGCAATGAAACTGCAACACCCAAGTGCCCCCTGTCCCCAACGCCAGCGACGCTGGCCGCTGACGGATAGGCGCCAGGCCCTAACAGGAATCAGGAAATGGCAGATTCCGCCGGCGGCACAACCAGGGCCGCCTGCTGCATCACTTCCAGCAGAGCACCCGGCGGACGGGCGCCGGACACGGGGAAGCGACCGTTGAAGATAAAGAATGGAACACCCGGCACCTCGCGGGGATCTGCCGCCTCGTGCTCCCGGTCTCGCTCACAGCCATCCGGCACGGACATGGCGGTCGCCAGCGCCGTCGTATCCACTCCGCAGTCGGCACCGATCCGCAGCAGAACCCCCGGGTCACCGATGTTCTCGCCATCCATGAAGTAGGCGCTGAACAGGCGGTCGATCAGGATCGCTGTCTGTTCTTCATTGCCGTGGCGGGACGCGAGGGCGATCAGCCTATGGGCCGAACGGGTGTTCGGCATTACCTGGATGCGGTCGAAAGCGAAGGCGATCTCCGCCGGGCGGGCGGCTTCCTGCACCTGGGCCCGACGCGCAGCTACCGAAGCCGGGCTGCCCAGGCGGCGCAGGTAGAAAGCCTGATAGGGCAGACCCTCGGGCGGCGTGTCAGGCAGCAGTTGATGGGACCGCCAGATGATTTCGGTCTGGATATCCGGCCGCAGGCGGTGCAAGGCCGCCAGGGCGGTGTCCAGGTGGCGCTTGCCGATCAGGCACCAGGGACAGATCAGGTCGAAATGGATTTCGACGGTGAGGACAGGGCTCATGATGTTTCCGAACAGGGCATGGATTCAGGAATCGACCGGCGTTTTGCCCGTCGCTCCAGCAGCACGGCGAGGCCGCCTGCCA
This region includes:
- a CDS encoding XRE family transcriptional regulator; this encodes MTYDDFLGELNSAGLSVKRFADLVGMQPNSVSNYKKRGEVPIHLALIASLLAEMSARHIDYKPVMVRVQPVKKRPRGGAIAGRFAGDKQTTLGFTND
- a CDS encoding RES family NAD+ phosphorylase, with protein sequence MLQSDDSDELKAKRICYGCVGESYLSQEIHRTGDEAECSYCEETAQCWTVENLADRIETAFEHHFVRTSDQPTAWQQSLLSDRESDYEWERDGYPVLDAIEGAADISRQAAKDVLAILDDKHGDFDSAAMGEETEFSPDSYYEETGPNSQVWHEEWRCFEESLKKEARFFSRTAAAHLASVFGDIDKLRTRDGRPLVVDAGPQFALNHLYRARVFQADEKLEEALCRPDLHLGSPPARLASAGRMNARGISVFYGATDAGVAIAEVRPPVGSKAAVARFVIIRPLRLLDLTALEKVHDRGSIFDPSLKNRLERAAFLQSLGLRITRPVMPDDEAFDYLATQAIADFLATENEPRLDGIIFQSAQSKEGRNVVLFHKAARIEAMEFPKGTEFKAHRGYGTEDGWETDYSVSELVPPPASPPPKQDDDVFGFLSHHESPPRWSDDFREAMLRVDPTSVEVHHVDWVQVQRTSYKVDRRRSEKHDWSF
- a CDS encoding DsbA family oxidoreductase encodes the protein MSPVLTVEIHFDLICPWCLIGKRHLDTALAALHRLRPDIQTEIIWRSHQLLPDTPPEGLPYQAFYLRRLGSPASVAARRAQVQEAARPAEIAFAFDRIQVMPNTRSAHRLIALASRHGNEEQTAILIDRLFSAYFMDGENIGDPGVLLRIGADCGVDTTALATAMSVPDGCERDREHEAADPREVPGVPFFIFNGRFPVSGARPPGALLEVMQQAALVVPPAESAIS